Below is a window of Janthinobacterium lividum DNA.
GCCGGTAGCGCTGCTCCGCTTCGGCTGCCGTGCGCTTACAGATACTTGTCACCGGCCAGGCGGCTGCGTATCGTCTTTGCCGGCGCGCCATAACTGACGCACAAATCAGCCACTGGCCGCGTCACCACGGCACCGGCGCCGACCACGCAATGACTGCCTATACGCATGCGCTGCAGCAGCAAGGCGCCCATCCCCAGGGCGCTGCACGTGCCAATGAAGCAGCTGCCGCCTGTCGCAGCAGCAGGCGCCAAGCTGGAAAATGCCTCCATCACGGAATCGTGATCGAGCGAGGCGCGCGTATTGACGATACAGCCCTGCCCAACGTCGCAGCCGGGATTGATCACCGCCCCCGCCATCACCACGCTACCTGCACCGACACGCACAGCCCTGGCGACGCTTGCCTGCGGATGCACGGCGCTAACGAATGGCAGTTGCGGGCACAATGCCGCCACGCGGGCTGTCACGCTTGCCCGCACAAAGTTGTCGCCTATGGCTACCAGCACCCCTGCCACGGCGAGCGTTTCCACCAGGACCGGCAAATCAGACTCGGCGCCCAGGACGCGATAGCCCGAAGTTTCCTCGCCGATCGTCCGAAACGCGTCGAGCAGGCCGGCAATGCGAAAGACCCCCTGTCGTTCGACCACGTCTATGACTACCTTCGCGTGGCCCGACGAGCCTATGATTAAAATGTTTTGCATATCCCAGCTGAAAAGTGAACGATCTCGGGCGACGGCCATCCTCCAGGGAAGGCGCCAATTCCGGGCATCATACCAGCAGCCCGGCGCAAGGCATGCCCCCCATCCTGCGCCAAGATTTTTAAAACAGCCACTTTTCCCCGCGCTTTGGCCAGCCAGCAACACCAAGTTTGCATTGCGACAGCATTCCCGGATAAATTCCACTTGGAAAGTTTCTCAGAAGCACTTTCACCAGTTACAATTCCCTCTGCTAAATATTTCACCTTCCGCCCGCCCATGAACGCAAACGCCCTTCCCGTAGTGCCCCTCGACGCCGAATTGCAGCAGGCAATCACCGAACACCAGGCTGGCCGGTATGCCGAGGCGGAAGAGCTTTACCTGAGGATTTTGCAGGCGCAGCCGTATCACGCCATTGCCAACCACAATATGGGTTTATTGGCGGGACAGGTCGGGCAATACCAGGCGGGCTTGCCGTATCTGCACAAGGCGCTGTCGGTGAACCCCGACGAAGGCCAGTTCTGGCTGTCGTATGCGGATGGCTTGCTCAAGGCGGGCGAACGCGAACAGGCGCTGGAGATCGTCACGGCGGCTATCGCGCGCGGTCTCGACAACGAACAGTCGCAGGGCTTGCGCGGCCGCATCGAAACGGCGATCGCAAGCACGCCGACAACGCAAGAAACGCAGCACGTCATTGCGCTGTATCAAGCCGGCCACCATGCCGAACTGGAAGTAGCCAGCCACGCCCTGACGCAGCGCTACCCCGACTCGGATTTTGCCTGGAGCGTGCTGGGCACCGCCCTGCAATTACAGGGCAAGGATGCCTTCGAGGCCCTGCAAAAAACCGCGCAACTGGCGCCCAACGATGCCGAAGCGCAAGGCAACCTGGGCACCGCATGGCAGGAACGGGGCATGTACGACCAAGCGATCGACAGCTATACCCGGGCGCTGGAACTGAATCCGGACTTTGTCGAGGCGCATGGCAATCTGGCGGCGGCACTGCAGGCGCAAGGCAAGCTGGAGCAGGCCGAACTGGCTTACCGGCAGGCGTTGGCGCTGCGTCCCGATTATGCCAAGGGCCATTTCAATCTCGGCAATACACTGCAAGCCATGCAGCGCAGCGCCGAAGCCATCGCTTGCTATCAACGCGCGCTGACCCTGCTGCCGGGCGACGCTGAAATCTACCTGAATCTGGGCAACGCCCAGCAAGACTTGCAGCAATGGCAAGCGGCCATCGTCAGCTACCGGGCCGTGCTGCAACTGGCGCCCCACACCACGGCGGCGCATG
It encodes the following:
- a CDS encoding acetyltransferase, whose product is MQNILIIGSSGHAKVVIDVVERQGVFRIAGLLDAFRTIGEETSGYRVLGAESDLPVLVETLAVAGVLVAIGDNFVRASVTARVAALCPQLPFVSAVHPQASVARAVRVGAGSVVMAGAVINPGCDVGQGCIVNTRASLDHDSVMEAFSSLAPAAATGGSCFIGTCSALGMGALLLQRMRIGSHCVVGAGAVVTRPVADLCVSYGAPAKTIRSRLAGDKYL